From a single Raphanus sativus cultivar WK10039 chromosome 3, ASM80110v3, whole genome shotgun sequence genomic region:
- the LOC108846103 gene encoding uncharacterized protein LOC108846103 → MKAVSESLMKGTGTVAFYSAENVHPPRLSCAVSVGDKRKRNEHGGGSNDDSSAGPKFNDFEKMRKEVNFSVGQTWALYDNEDEMPRWYARIRKVSAPSFELKITHLEPDPDDEREIQWFEQELPVSTGQFRLGKNQNTKDFSMFSHVIHCKEGSNTGHLTVSPRKGETWALFKNWDIIKWSSEPDSHRSYEYDIVEILSDDTTDGATSVSVAFLHKAKGFASVFFRMGTGDADTTQILPQNTYQFSHMIPSFKLTGFEAKGLPKDAYELDQAALPATVQEKTVPSHLIQDPKPEALCFPSKHTGKVFQTGQFWAFGGSYDDTPRYYGRIQKITVTQTLEQTAETKVHVCRLKATSFPENVIKWKDKSMPVGCGTFSMLKNCSTLYPRHLTHQIFPQTSMDGNEFTILPKVGQLWVIYRIWAPHFEVGALEEHCLDFDMVQVLDDVLDYKVLALKQVLVASEEKNKFFRAAKSRPSYCYDEDGPGVIFTIPQSKMLRFSHPIPASRVTKEVDGEMIVLFEVDKEALPYGW, encoded by the coding sequence ATGAAAGCTGTTTCAGAGAGTTTGATGAAAGGGACCGGTACTGTAGCATTTTATTCTGCTGAGAATGTTCACCCCCCTCGTCTGAGTTGTGCTGTGAGTGTTGGCGACAAGAGAAAGAGGAATGAGCATGGTGGCGGCTCAAACGATGACAGCAGTGCTGGTCCCAAGTTTAATGACTTTGAGAAGATGAGGAAAGAAGTGAACTTCTCGGTTGGGCAGACTTGGGCTCTTTATGATAATGAGGATGAGATGCCTAGGTGGTATGCCCGGATCCGAAAAGTTTCAGCTCCTTCCTTTGAGTTAAAGATCACACACTTAGAGCCAGATCCAGATGATGAGAGAGAGATCCAATGGTTTGAACAAGAGTTGCCTGTTTCTACTGGGCAGTTCAGGCTTGGGAAAAACCAGAACACAAAAGACTTTTCTATGTTCTCACATGTTATACACTGCAAGGAAGGAAGCAACACTGGTCATCTCACTGTTTCCCCCAGAAAAGGAGAGACTTGGGCACTATTCAAGAACTGGGATATTATTAAGTGGTCTTCGGAGCCAGATTCTCACCGCAGTTACGAGTATGACATTGTTGAGATCTTGTCTGATGATACCACTGATGGAGCTACTAGTGTATCTGTTGCATTCTTGCATAAAGCAAAAGGCTTTGCGAGTGTCTTCTTTCGAATGGGAACTGGTGATGCAGACACAACTCAGATTCTGCCTCAGAATACATACCAATTCTCCCACATGATCCCTTCCTTCAAACTGACAGGCTTTGAAGCAAAAGGTTTGCCAAAAGATGCTTATGAGCTGGACCAAGCTGCGTTACCTGCAACAGTCCAAGAGAAAACAGTCCCTTCCCATCTAATCCAAGACCCTAAACCAGAAGCTCTCTGCTTTCCGAGTAAGCATACAGGAAAGGTTTTTCAAACTGGTCAGTTCTGGGCATTTGGTGGAAGTTACGATGACACGCCGCGGTACTACGGTAGGATTCAGAAGATCACCGTAACTCAGACACTCGAGCAGACAGCAGAAACAAAGGTGCATGTATGTCGTTTAAAGGCTACTTCGTTCCCTGAGAATGTTATCAAGTGGAAAGACAAGAGCATGCCTGTTGGTTGTGGAACATTCTCGATGCTTAAAAACTGCTCAACACTCTATCCACGACACCTCACACATCAGATATTTCCTCAAACCTCCATGGATGGAAATGAATTCACCATTCTCCCCAAGGTTGGCCAACTGTGGGTGATTTACAGAATTTGGGCTCCTCACTTTGAAGTCGGAGCACTAGAGGAACACTGCTTGGACTTTGACATGGTCCAAGTTCTTGATGACGTCTTGGACTACAAGGTTTTAGCGTTGAAGCAAGTCTTGGTTGCTAGTGAGGAGAAAAACAAGTTCTTTAGAGCCGCTAAGAGTAGGCCATCTTATTGTTATGATGAGGATGGGCCAGGAGTGATATTTACAATCCCACAGTCGAAAATGCTCAGATTCTCTCATCCGATTCCTGCCTCCCGAGTAACCAAAGAGGTAGATGGAGAGATGATAGTGCTCTTTGAAGTTGATAAGGAAGCGTTACCTTATGGGTGGTGA
- the LOC130509382 gene encoding uncharacterized protein LOC130509382: MKGTGTAAFYSASSAENVYSPRLSCAVSSVGDKRKRNEHGGGSNDDSSAGLKFNDFEKLRKEVNFTVGQTWALYDKMDGMPSLYARIRKVSAPSFGLRITHLEPDPDDEREILWFEQDLPVSAGQFRLGKNENTGDRSMFSHVVHCKEGSNSGHITVSPRKGETWALFKNWDINWSSEPDSHRKYEYEIVEILSDYADGTGVSVAFLHKAKGFASVFFRMGTGGDADTFRMGTGDEADTSQILPQDIYRFSHMIPSFKMTGFESKRLPKDAYELDPAALPKTIEEKTVPPHLIPTPKPEALCFPCKYTGNVFQTGQFWAFSSHYDYMPRSYCRIQKITVTQAFEQKPEVKMHVCRLKPTPFPEGFIRWQDKSMPVGCGTFSLPKTCSIFVPGHVSHQVFPQPSRDGNEFTILPRIGQVWLIYRSWFPDYDVEALEGKCLDYEVVQVLDDALNYKVLALTPVDEESNKFFRAAKSRPSYRYEEDGTGVVFTIPQSKILRFSHQIPASRVTKEVDGEMEVLFEVDDSAIPSFCCDL; the protein is encoded by the coding sequence ATGAAAGGGACCGGTACTGCAGCATTTTATTCTGCTTCTTCTGCTGAGAATGTTTACTCCCCTCGTTTGAGTTGTGCTGTGAGTAGTGTTGGCGACAAGAGAAAGAGGAATGAGCATGGTGGCGGCTCAAACGATGACAGCAGTGCTGGTCTCAAGTTTAACGACTTTGAGAAGCTGAGGAAAGAAGTGAACTTTACGGTTGGGCAGACTTGGGCTCTTTATGATAAAATGGATGGGATGCCTAGCTTGTATGCCCGAATCCGAAAAGTTTCAGCTCCTTCCTTTGGGTTGAGGATCACACACTTAGAGCCGGATCCGGATGATGAGAGAGAGATACTATGGTTTGAACAAGACTTGCCTGTCTCTGCTGGGCAGTTCAGGCTTGGGAAGAACGAGAACACAGGAGATCGTTCTATGTTCTCACATGTTGTTCACTGCAAGGAAGGAAGCAACAGTGGTCATATCACTGTTTCCCCGAGAAAAGGAGAGACCTGGGCGCTATTCAAGAACTGGGATATCAACTGGTCTTCAGAGCCTGATTCTCACCGCAAATATGAGTATGAGATTGTCGAGATTTTGTCTGATTACGCTGATGGAACTGGTGTGTCTGTTGCGTTCTTGCATAAAGCAAAAGGCTTTGCAAGTGTCTTCTTTCGAATGGGAACTGGTGGTGATGCAGACACATTTCGAATGGGAACTGGTGATGAGGCAGACACATCTCAGATTCTTCCTCAGGATATATATCGATTCTCCCACATGATCCCTTCCTTCAAAATGACAGGCTTTGAATCAAAACGCTTACCAAAAGATGCTTATGAGCTGGACCCAGCTGCGTTACCTAAAACAATCGAAGAGAAGACCGTCCCTCCCCATCTAATCCCAACGCCTAAACCAGAAGCGCTCTGCTTTCCGTGTAAGTATACGGGAAACGTTTTTCAAACAGGCCAGTTCTGGGCATTTAGTTCACATTACGATTACATGCCTCGGTCCTACTGTAGGATTCAGAAGATCACCGTAACTCAGGCATTCGAGCAGAAACCAGAAGTGAAGATGCACGTATGTCGTCTAAAACCTACTCCATTCCCTGAGGGTTTCATCAGGTGGCAGGACAAGAGCATGCCTGTTGGTTGTGGAACTTTCTCGCTGCCTAAAACTTGCTCAATATTCGTTCCAGGACACGTCTCACATCAGGTATTTCCTCAACCCTCCAGGGATGGGAATGAGTTCACCATTCTGCCCAGGATTGGCCAAGTGTGGTTGATTTACAGATCATGGTTTCCTGACTATGACGTCGAAGCATTGGAAGGAAAGTGCTTGGACTATGAAGTCGTTCAAGTTCTTGATGACGCCTTGAACTATAAGGTTTTAGCGTTAACGCCTGTGGATGAAGAGAGTAATAAATTCTTCAGAGCAGCTAAGAGTAGGCCCTCTTATCGTTATGAGGAGGATGGGACAGGTGTGGTATTTACAATCCCACAGTCGAAAATTCTCAGATTCTCTCATCAGATTCCTGCTTCCCGTGTAACCAAAGAGGTCGATGGAGAGATGGAAGTGCTATTTGAAGTTGATGATAGCGCTATACCTAGTTTTTGTTGTGACCTTTGA
- the LOC108834314 gene encoding uncharacterized protein LOC108834314, whose product MDVTSNEILKREAVSETLTKGTGTAAYYIASVENAHSPRLSCAVSVGDKRKRNEHGGGSNDDSSAGLKFNDFEKLRKEVNFAVGQTWALYDKVDGMPRLYARIRKVSAPSFELRITNLEPDPDDERDILWFEQDLPVSAGQFRLGKNENIKDCSMFSHVIHCKEGNNSGHITVSPRKGDTWALFKNWDINWSSQPDSHRSYEYEIVEILSDYADGTGVSVAFLHKAKGFASVFFRMGTGGHADMFRVPTGDDADTSQILPQDIYRFSHMIPSFKMTGFEAKGLPKDAYELDPAALPKTIEEKTVPPHLIPRPKPEALCFPSKSKGKVFQTGQFWAFSSHYDYMPRSYCRIQKITVTQAFEQEPEIKMHVCRLKPTPFPEGFIRWLDKSMPVGCGTFSVPKTCSIFTPGHVSHQIFPQPSKDGTECTILPKIGQVWVIYRSWFHDYDVKALEGKYMDYEVVEVLDDGLNYKVLALTPVEFPNEETNRFFRAAKSRPSYRHEVDGTGVIFTIPQSKMIRFSHQIPASRVTKEIDGEMEVLFEVDNSAVPYHCDL is encoded by the coding sequence ATGGATGTCACTTCGAACGAGATTCTTAAAAGGGAAGCTGTTTCAGAGACTTTGACAAAAGGGACCGGCACTGCAGCTTATTATATTGCTTCTGTTGAAAATGCTCACTCCCCTCGTTTGAGTTGTGCTGTGAGTGTTGGCGACAAGAGGAAGAGGAATGAGCATGGTGGCGGCTCAAACGATGACAGCAGTGCTGGTCTCAAGTTTAACGACTTTGAGAAGCTGCGGAAAGAAGTAAACTTTGCGGTTGGGCAGACTTGGGCTCTTTATGATAAAGTTGATGGGATGCCTAGGTTGTATGCCCGGATCCGGAAAGTTTCAGCTCCTTCCTTTGAGTTAAGGATCACGAACTTGGAGCCAGATCCAGATGATGAGAGAGATATACTATGGTTTGAGCAAGACTTGCCTGTGTCTGCTGGTCAATTTAGGCTTGGGAAGAATGAGAACATAAAAGACTGTTCGATGTTCTCACATGTTATACATTGCAAGGAAGGAAACAACAGTGGTCATATCACTGTTTCCCCGAGAAAAGGAGACACTTGGGCTCTGTTCAAGAACTGGGATATCAACTGGTCTTCACAACCTGATTCTCACCGCAGTTACGAGTATGAGATTGTCGAGATTTTGTCTGATTACGCTGATGGAACTGGTGTATCTGTTGCGTTCTTGCATAAAGCAAAAGGCTTTGCAAGTGTCTTCTTTCGAATGGGAACTGGTGGTCATGCAGACATGTTTCGAGTGCCAACTGGTGATGATGCAGACACATCTCAGATTCTTCCTCAGGATATATATCGATTCTCCCACATGATCCCTTCCTTCAAAATGACAGGCTTTGAAGCAAAAGGTTTACCAAAAGATGCTTATGAGCTGGACCCAGCTGCGTTACCTAAAACAATCGAAGAGAAGACCGTCCCTCCCCATCTAATCCCAAGACCTAAACCAGAAGCTCTCTGCTTTCCGAGTAAGAGTAAGGGGAAGGTTTTTCAAACTGGTCAGTTCTGGGCATTTAGTTCACATTACGATTACATGCCTCGGTCCTACTGTAGGATTCAGAAGATCACCGTAACTCAGGCATTCGAGCAGGAACCAGAAATAAAGATGCACGTATGTCGTCTAAAACCTACTCCATTCCCTGAGGGTTTCATCAGGTGGCTGGACAAGAGCATGCCTGTTGGTTGTGGAACTTTCTCGGTGCCTAAAACTTGCTCAATATTCACCCCAGGACACGTCTCACATCAGATATTTCCTCAACCCTCCAAGGATGGGACTGAATGTACCATTCTTCCCAAGATCGGCCAAGTGTGGGTGATTTACAGATCATGGTTTCATGACTATGATGTCAAAGCATTGGAAGGAAAGTACATGGACTATGAAGTCGTTGAAGTTCTTGATGACGGCTTGAACTATAAGGTTTTAGCGTTAACGCCTGTCGAGTTTCCTAATGAAGAAACAAATAGATTCTTCAGAGCGGCTAAGAGTAGGCCCTCTTATCGTCATGAGGTGGATGGGACAGGAGTGATATTTACAATCCCACAGTCGAAAATGATCAGATTCTCTCATCAGATTCCTGCTTCTCGTGTAACCAAAGAGATAGATGGAGAAATGGAAGTGCTTTTTGAAGTTGATAATAGCGCAGTGCCTTATCATTGTGACCTTTGA
- the LOC130510131 gene encoding F-box/FBD/LRR-repeat protein At5g18770-like: YQVGCLSSSVSEGEDMISSLPEPLLCHILSFLTTEQAVQTSVLSSRWKHIWRWVPRLELDSSNFTDVKVCTDFIDKFLGFQGKSYLRELKLTIDYHVFDSDASLYKRCLGRVDMRKLERFQVENRCRFSSICYVDLPLTLSVCEALVCLKLRFVRLNDFASLSFPCLKIMYLEAVTFPSDAAAKALISCSPVLEVLKICLGKDDILVALRVCSLSLKSLTLKQAKRVYVRGRYSVVIDTPKLEYLNLMDHYELKSFDIISMADSVKVDLDLEFGLLSDYRSDMKVLYSLLNDFSRVGDVTMSWRTLQFICSLYYENPHPKFHGLTRLGATMCLTASPELLPIVLETCANLKHLTLELFLDYQWRRLSEFSTVLPRCLVSSLESVEMESPVTEKATELKLARYFLKNSTKLKKLVLRLNQSSTGKNHKPGVLEQLIEYPRRSSLCQFEVIPVFPTPNHPLPDGGVYVNSNRF, encoded by the exons TATCAGGTTGGGTGTCTGTCTAGCTCAGTATCAGAAGGAGAAGATATGATAAGCTCATTACCTGAACCGTTGTTATGTCACATACTCAGCTTTCTTACCACCGAGCAAGCGGTTCAGACAAGTGTTTTGTCCTCTAGATGGAAACATATCTGGAGATGGGTTCCTAGGTTAGAACTAGACAGCTCTAATTTCACAGACGTCAAAGTCTGTACGGATTTCATCGACAAGTTTCTTGGTTTCCAAGGCAAGTCCTACTTGCGTGAATTGAAGTTGACCATTGACTACCATGTCTTTGATAGTGATGCTTCTCTTTACAAGCGGTGTCTCGGTCGAGTGGATATGCGGAAGCTTGAACGTTTCCAAGTCGAGAATCGGTGTAGATTCTCTAGTATTTGTTACGTAGATTTACCCTTAACACTTTCTGTGTGCGAGGCGTTGGTATGCTTAAAGCTCCGTTTCGTTAGGCTGAATGATTTTGCGTCTCTTTCCTTTCCCTGTCTCAAGATCATGTACTTGGAAGCCGTTACTTTCCCTAGCGATGCGGCTGCAAAGGCGCTGATCTCCTGCTCTCCAGTTCTAGAAGTTTTGAAAATATGCCTTGGTAAAGATGATATTCTAGTAGCTTTACGTGTCTGCTCACTCTCACTAAAGAGCTTGACTCTAAAACAAGCGAAACGTGTTTATGTTCGTGGACGTTATTCGGTTGTGATTGATACTCCGAAACTTGAGTATCTGAATCTCATGGATCACTACGAACTCAAAAGCTTTGATATAATCAGTATGGCTGACTCTGTCAAAGTTGATCTTGATTTAGAGTTTGGGCTTCTGAGTGATTACCGTTCGGATATGAAAGTCCTCTACAGTCTTCTCAACGATTTTTCACGTGTTGGAGATGTGACCATGTCGTGGAGAACTCTCCAG TTTATATGTAGTCTCTATTATGAGAATCCACACCCAAAATTTCATGGCTTGACCCGTTTGGGTGCCACTATGTGCTTAACCGCATCCCCTGAACTATTGCCAATTGTTCTGGAGACCTGCGCGAACCTGAAACACTTGACATTG GAACTGTTTCTTGATTATCAGTGGAGAAGGCTGTCTGAATTCTCCACTGTGCTTCCTCGTTGTTTGGTATCGTCCCTTGAATCTGTTGAAATGGAAAGCCCGGTCACCGAGAAAGCTACTGAACTGAAATTGGCTAGATACTTTTTGAAGAACTCGACGAAACTCAAGAAGCTCGTTCTGCGTTTGAATCAGTCTTCTACTGGAAAGAACCACAAGCCTGGTGTCTTGGAACAACTCATTGAATATCCAAGACGCTCTAGTTTGTGTCAGTTTGAAGTTATTCCAGTGTTTCCAACTCCGAATCATCCATTGCCTGATGGGGGTGTCTATGTAAATTCCAATAGGTTTTGA
- the LOC108834313 gene encoding F-box/FBD/LRR-repeat protein At5g18770 translates to MNLLYKYHKRSRVSSRSAREGVISGEDLISLLPDPLLCHILSFLTTEEAVWTSVLSSRWRHLWKWVPRLELDSSDFTNDQVCVDFIDKFLAFQGKSYLREFKLTIDQDVCGSEITLYPPCLGRVDMRKLERYQVENTSELGFFVFIRLTLSACEALVCLKLHYVWLNDDLESLSLPCLKIMFLEDVGLPSDAAAEALISSSPVLEVLKICLSKYDAVVALRVRSVSLKSFTLRRAEPLYARGRSVVIDAPKLEYLSLMDYYHFKRFEITSAAESFKVDIDVEFKLMNDYLLEKKIIGNLLKNFSGVKDMTMSWRTLQFIYSFHRTHPLPKFHGLTRLRATMCLNASPELLPVLLESCPNLKHLTLELFLDPNRRLSEQLSTVRLPRCLVSSLESVEMESPVTEIATELDLARYFMKNSTTLKKLVLRLNNKSTGEKHKPGVLERLVKYSRSRCSLSQFEVLPVVPTRGYVYGKSNRF, encoded by the exons ATGAACCTCTTATATAAGTACCACAAACG GTCACGTGTCTCGTCTAGATCTGCTCGAGAAGGAGTTATCAGCGGGGAAGATTTGATAAGTTTATTACCTGACCCGTTGCTATGTCACATCCTCAGCTTTCTCACCACCGAGGAAGCGGTTTGGACAAGCGTTCTGTCCTCTAGATGGAGACATCTCTGGAAATGGGTTCCTAGGTTAGAACTAGACAGCTCTGATTTCACGAACGACCAAGTCTGTGTTGATTTCATCGACAAGTTTCTGGCTTTCCAAGGCAAATCCTACTTGCGTGAGTTCAAGTTAACCATCGACCAAGATGTCTGTGGTAGTGAGATTACTCTTTACCCGCCGTGTCTCGGCAGAGTGGATATGCGGAAGCTTGAACGTTACCAAGTCGAGAATACGTCTGAACTtggtttctttgttttcatccgGCTAACTCTCTCCGCGTGTGAGGCGTTGGTCTGCTTGAAGCTCCATTACGTTTGGCTGAATGATGATTTGGAGTCTCTTTCCTTGCCCTGTCTCAAGATCATGTTCTTGGAAGACGTTGGTCTTCCTAGCGACGCGGCTGCAGAGGCGCTCATCTCCTcctctcctgttcttgaagtCTTGAAGATATGCCTTAGTAAATATGATGCTGTGGTAGCTTTGCGTGTCCGCTCGGTTTCGCTTAAGAGCTTCACTTTAAGACGAGCGGAGCCTCTTTATGCTCGTGGGCGTTCGGTTGTGATTGATGCACCGAAACTTGAGTATCTGAGTCTCATGGATTACTACCATTTCAAAAGGTTTGAGATAACCAGTGCGGCTGAGTCTTTCAAGGTTGATATTGATGTCGAGTTTAAACTGATGAATGATTACTTGTTGGAAAAGAAGATCATCGGCAATCTTCTCAAAAACTTTTCAGGTGTTAAAGATATGACCATGTCATGGAGAACTCTGCAG TTTATATATAGTTTCCATCGGACGCACCCACTCCCAAAATTTCATGGCTTGACCCGTTTGCGTGCCACTATGTGCTTAAACGCATCCCCTGAACTATTGCCTGTGCTTCTTGAGAGCTGCCCCAATCTAAAACACTTGACATTG GAACTGTTTCTTGATCCAAACAGAAGGCTGTCTGAACAACTCTCCACTGTGAGGCTGCCTCGTTGTTTGGTGTCGTCCCTTGAATCTGTTGAAATGGAAAGCCCGGTCACGGAGATAGCTACTGAACTGGATTTGGCTAGATACTTTATGAAGAACTCTACAACACTCAAGAAGCTCGTGCTGCGTTTGAATAATAAATCTACTGGAGAGAAACACAAGCCTGGTGTTTTGGAACGACTCGTGAAATATTCAAGAAGTCGCTGTAGTTTGTCTCAGTTCGAAGTTCTTCCAGTGGTTCCAACTCGTGGGTATGTTTATGGAAAATCCAATAGGTTTTAA
- the LOC130494802 gene encoding F-box/FBD/LRR-repeat protein At5g18770-like, which translates to MEKRFYKSQRRLGAYSRSAREGEERAVSRGEDMISSLPEPLLCHILSFLTTEQAVRTSVLSSRWRHLWKWVPRLELDSFDFTNDKDCVDFIHKFLALQGKPYLREFKLTIDHDTFGSEASLYEPCLGRVDMRKLERFQVDNKFGRDGGFNDFRTRLTLSACEALVSLKLHFVWLNDLESLSLPCLKIMYLEDVVMPSDAAAEALISSSPVLEVLKISLSREDFVVALRVCSPSLKSFTLKRVKPIYARGHSVVIDAPKLEYLSLMDYYHFRSFEIISKAESFKVDIDVEFELMTDNSLEEKIIDNLLNSFSGVKDMTMSWRALWFINSSHETNPLPKFHGLTHLRVSMCLNASPQLLPTVLESCPNLKHLTVELVIYRYAVMTRPSTVMLPRCLVSSLESVEMESPVTEVATELKLARYFMENSTKLRKLVLRLKQSSTGEKHKPGVLEQLIESPRRSALCQFEVISSGSNSKSMV; encoded by the exons ATGGAGAAGCGTTTCTATAAGTCGCAAAGGCG GTTGGGTGCCTATTCTCGTTCAGCTCGAGAAGGAGAAGAACGAGCTGTTAGCAGAGGAGAAGATATGATAAGCTCATTACCTGAACCGTTGTTATGTCACATACTCAGCTTTCTTACAACTGAGCAAGCGGTAAGGACAAGTGTTTTGTCTTCTAGATGGAGACATCTATGGAAATGGGTTCCTAGGTTGGAATTAGACAGCTTTGATTTCACTAATGACAAGGACTGTGTTGATTTCATCCACAAGTTTCTGGCTTTACAAGGCAAGCCCTACTTGCGTGAGTTCAAGCTGACGATTGACCATGATACCTTTGGTAGTGAGGCTTCTCTTTACGAGCCGTGTCTCGGCCGAGTGGATATGCGGAAGCTTGAACGTTTCCAAGTCGACAATAAGTTTGGACGTGATGGTGGCTTTAATGACTTCCGGACACGGTTAACACTTTCCGCGTGCGAGGCATTGGTCTCCTTAAAGCTCCATTTCGTTTGGTTGAATGACTTGGAGTCTCTTTCCTTGCCCTGCCTCAAGATCATGTACTTGGAAGACGTTGTTATGCCTAGCGACGCGGCTGCAGAGGCGTTGATCTCCTCCTCTCCGGTTCTTGAAGTCTTGAAAATAAGCCTCAGTAGAGAAGATTTTGTGGTGGCTTTACGTGTCTGCTCACCGTCGCTTAAGAGCTTCACTCTAAAACGAGTGAAACCTATTTATGCTCGTGGACATTCAGTTGTGATTGATGCCCCGAAACTCGAGTATCTGAGTCTCATGGATTACTACCATTTCAGAAGCTTTGAGATAATCAGTAAGGCTGAGTCTTTCAAGGTTGATATCGATGTCGAGTTTGAGCTGATGACTGATAACTCGTTGGAAGAGAAGATCATCGACAATCTTCTCAACAGCTTTTCAGGTGTTAAAGATATGACCATGTCATGGAGAGCTCTGTGG TTTATAAATAGTTCCCATGAGACGAACCCACTCCCCAAATTTCATGGCTTGACTCATTTGCGTGTCAGTATGTGCTTAAACGCATCCCCTCAACTCTTACCGACCGTTCTCGAGAGCTGCCCCAATCTGAAACACTTGACAGTG GAATTGGTTATTTATCGATATGCAGTGATGACTAGACCCTCCACTGTGATGCTGCCTCGTTGTTTGGTATCGTCTCTTGAATCCGTCGAAATGGAAAGCCCGGTCACGGAGGTGGCTACTGAACTGAAATTGGCTAGATACTTTATGGAGAACTCGACAAAGCTCAGGAAGCTCGTTCTACGTTTGAAGCAGTCTTCTACTGGAGAGAAACACAAGCCTGGTGTCTTGGAACAACTCATTGAATCTCCAAGACGCTCTGCTTTGTGTCAGTTTGAAGTTATTTCCAGTGGTTCCAACTCCAAATCCATGGTCTGA